In the Actinomycetota bacterium genome, one interval contains:
- a CDS encoding DUF3515 domain-containing protein, producing the protein MDSVKQGIVWTIAGLLLFTACADSKVEITAPTPDNQAREICAHFLGRVPMKVADKSKRDVNGDSALTAAWGNPAITLRCGVSEPANMTPASQLVSVNEIDWFPQELSAGWRFTSTNTSVRVEVSVPKEFQPEANALVDLTTSLRPLIISASAE; encoded by the coding sequence GTGGATAGCGTGAAGCAAGGCATCGTCTGGACAATCGCTGGACTTTTGCTTTTCACTGCCTGCGCAGATTCTAAAGTGGAAATTACGGCACCCACGCCAGATAACCAAGCGCGGGAAATTTGCGCACATTTTCTTGGCCGAGTTCCAATGAAGGTTGCCGATAAAAGCAAGCGTGATGTCAACGGGGATTCAGCTCTCACTGCAGCTTGGGGCAATCCAGCAATCACGTTGCGCTGTGGGGTATCTGAGCCAGCAAATATGACACCCGCATCACAATTAGTATCGGTCAATGAAATCGACTGGTTCCCACAGGAACTAAGCGCAGGCTGGCGCTTCACCTCAACGAACACTTCGGTTCGAGTCGAAGTTAGTGTCCCGAAAGAATTTCAACCAGAAGCAAATGCATTGGTGGATTTAACCACGAGTTTGCGGCCTCTAATAATCTCTGCTTCTGCCGAGTAG
- the leuD gene encoding 3-isopropylmalate dehydratase small subunit has translation MDKFTVHSGIAAPLRASNVDTDQIIPAEYLKRITRHGFEDGLFAAWRKDSAFVLNQPQYANATILVAGPDFGTGSSREHAVWALMDYGFKVVISSRFADIFRGNSGKQGLLTAVVEQDVVERLWELVEANPETHVTVDLEKSMVTAGDISAKFEVDSYVRWRLLEGLDDVGLTMRHVDQIADFETKRPAFKPTTSS, from the coding sequence ATGGACAAGTTCACAGTTCACTCTGGCATTGCAGCACCGCTACGAGCAAGCAATGTTGACACCGATCAAATCATTCCAGCCGAGTACTTAAAGCGAATCACTCGCCACGGTTTTGAAGACGGCTTATTTGCTGCGTGGCGCAAGGATTCAGCATTTGTTCTTAATCAACCGCAATACGCCAATGCAACCATCTTGGTCGCAGGTCCAGATTTTGGAACGGGTTCTAGTCGAGAACATGCAGTATGGGCGCTGATGGACTACGGATTCAAGGTGGTTATCTCCTCGCGCTTTGCAGATATTTTCCGTGGCAACTCAGGTAAGCAAGGCTTGCTCACAGCAGTAGTTGAGCAGGATGTCGTTGAACGCTTGTGGGAACTGGTAGAGGCAAATCCAGAAACTCACGTAACAGTAGATTTAGAAAAGTCAATGGTTACCGCTGGAGACATTTCGGCAAAATTCGAAGTTGATAGCTATGTGCGCTGGCGGTTACTTGAAGGCTTAGATGATGTAGGACTAACTATGCGCCATGTCGATCAGATTGCCGACTTCGAAACAAAGCGCCCAGCCTTCAAGCCCACAACTAGCTCCTAA
- a CDS encoding HU family DNA-binding protein has protein sequence MNKAELIDAVAAAADISKKDATAAVDAVFGSITNAVAKGDKVSLTGFGIFEKSDRAARTGRNPQTGATVQIAATSVPKFRAGAEFKKKVSGK, from the coding sequence GTGAACAAGGCAGAACTTATTGATGCAGTAGCAGCAGCAGCTGACATCAGCAAGAAGGATGCTACCGCAGCAGTTGACGCTGTATTCGGAAGCATCACCAATGCAGTTGCTAAAGGTGACAAGGTTTCACTCACCGGCTTCGGCATCTTTGAGAAGTCAGACCGCGCAGCTCGCACAGGTCGCAATCCGCAGACTGGCGCTACCGTCCAGATTGCAGCAACCTCAGTGCCAAAGTTCCGCGCAGGCGCAGAATTCAAGAAGAAGGTTTCAGGTAAGTAA
- a CDS encoding thiamine-phosphate kinase, which yields MNIQQSVAELGEFALIAAISERLGNVETDTIITPNGDDAAVTLADKPVVSCLDVLVQGVHFRLDWSTAFEIGRKSVAVNLADIFAMGGDPKYFLVGLAIPAETKVQWVLELADGIKHEAELVGASVIGGDVVKADQVMITISAFGELQAAKPITRSGAKVGDVVAVAGRLGYAQAGLLMLSRGFRSPKSIVSAHRVPEPPYELAKAALAANSMIDVSDGLIADVGHLARASTVAINIESDKLEVTEELQAMASAFNGDALTWVLQGGEDHAFVATFSSALDVPPGWVIIGSVSTGEGVSLDGEEITATGWTHFS from the coding sequence GTGAACATCCAGCAAAGCGTTGCCGAACTTGGTGAGTTTGCGCTAATTGCAGCCATAAGTGAGCGCCTGGGCAATGTAGAAACTGACACAATCATCACACCAAATGGTGATGATGCCGCGGTGACACTTGCGGACAAGCCCGTGGTCTCATGTCTAGATGTCTTGGTGCAGGGCGTACATTTCCGCCTTGACTGGTCAACGGCATTTGAGATTGGTCGCAAAAGCGTTGCTGTTAATTTGGCAGATATTTTTGCCATGGGTGGAGATCCAAAGTATTTTTTGGTGGGCCTAGCCATTCCAGCAGAGACTAAAGTTCAATGGGTGCTAGAACTGGCCGATGGCATAAAACATGAAGCGGAACTAGTTGGCGCTTCAGTGATCGGCGGCGATGTAGTCAAAGCGGATCAAGTAATGATCACTATCAGTGCCTTTGGCGAACTCCAAGCAGCAAAGCCAATCACCCGATCGGGTGCAAAAGTTGGAGATGTAGTTGCAGTTGCCGGTCGTCTCGGATATGCCCAGGCTGGCTTGCTCATGCTTTCACGTGGATTTCGTTCACCAAAGTCAATTGTCAGTGCACATCGAGTACCGGAGCCTCCTTATGAACTGGCCAAAGCTGCTTTGGCCGCTAACTCGATGATTGATGTAAGCGACGGATTGATTGCTGATGTTGGCCACCTAGCCAGGGCATCCACTGTGGCGATCAACATTGAATCAGACAAACTTGAAGTAACCGAGGAGCTTCAGGCTATGGCCTCTGCTTTCAACGGAGATGCTCTTACTTGGGTGCTACAAGGCGGTGAAGACCATGCCTTCGTTGCAACATTTTCCAGTGCGTTGGATGTGCCACCTGGTTGGGTAATCATTGGTTCAGTCAGCACTGGAGAAGGTGTCAGTTTAGATGGCGAGGAAATCACCGCCACAGGCTGGACTCACTTTAGTTAA
- a CDS encoding ATP-binding protein, whose translation MRVLVIGAGGVGSAATKIAQRRNFFESWVLADYDRQRAETVIAELKDSRFVAEQIDASNAYEVSSLCKAHRITHVLNAVDPRFVISIFNGAFSASAHYLDTAMSLSKPHPTDPFHQTGVKLGDEQWEQTQKWQDAGLLALVGIGVEPGLANIFAKYASDHLFSDIDEIGIRDGSNITVSGYEFAPSFSIWTTIEECLNPPIIWTSNQGWFTTEPFSEPEVFDFPDGIGPVECVNVEHEEVVSIPRFIKCNKVTFKFGLGSEFISILNTLHKLGLDSTEPVTVNGQKVSPRDLVAAVLPDPAKIGDRMSGKTCAGTWITGIGKDGNPREVYLYHVADNDWTMREYQTQAVVWQTAINPVIALELLHRGDWQGTGVLSPDYFDAVPFLNMMDAEYGQPFGMRDSSAKS comes from the coding sequence GTGAGAGTGCTGGTCATCGGCGCTGGTGGAGTTGGTAGTGCAGCCACGAAAATTGCACAGCGTCGAAATTTCTTTGAATCTTGGGTCCTTGCTGACTACGACCGGCAACGAGCCGAGACAGTTATTGCAGAACTGAAAGATTCCAGATTTGTGGCGGAGCAAATTGATGCTTCGAATGCCTATGAAGTGAGTTCACTTTGTAAAGCGCACCGAATAACGCATGTGCTAAATGCAGTGGATCCACGTTTTGTAATTTCCATTTTCAATGGAGCATTTTCAGCTAGCGCACATTATTTAGACACCGCAATGAGCTTGTCGAAACCACATCCGACAGATCCCTTCCATCAGACAGGTGTAAAACTTGGCGACGAGCAGTGGGAGCAAACGCAAAAATGGCAAGATGCAGGCTTGCTTGCATTGGTCGGCATCGGGGTAGAACCGGGTCTGGCGAATATTTTTGCAAAGTATGCATCCGACCATCTGTTCAGCGATATTGACGAAATTGGAATTCGAGATGGCTCGAACATAACGGTTTCTGGGTACGAGTTTGCCCCGTCGTTTTCAATTTGGACCACGATTGAGGAGTGTTTGAATCCGCCAATCATCTGGACAAGCAACCAAGGCTGGTTCACTACCGAGCCATTTTCTGAACCTGAAGTCTTTGATTTCCCCGATGGCATTGGACCTGTTGAGTGCGTAAATGTTGAGCATGAAGAAGTGGTGTCAATCCCAAGATTTATCAAGTGCAACAAGGTCACTTTTAAATTTGGCCTTGGAAGTGAATTCATCTCGATTCTGAACACTTTGCATAAATTGGGACTCGATAGCACTGAGCCAGTTACGGTCAACGGCCAAAAAGTTTCACCACGTGATTTAGTTGCTGCCGTTCTGCCAGATCCGGCAAAAATCGGGGACCGGATGTCTGGAAAGACTTGTGCTGGAACTTGGATCACAGGAATTGGCAAGGATGGAAATCCGCGCGAGGTTTATCTGTATCACGTTGCTGACAATGACTGGACGATGCGCGAATATCAAACTCAAGCCGTTGTTTGGCAAACAGCCATCAATCCAGTAATCGCATTGGAGCTTTTGCATCGTGGTGACTGGCAGGGAACAGGAGTATTGAGTCCCGATTACTTTGATGCAGTGCCATTTTTAAACATGATGGATGCTGAATATGGTCAGCCGTTCGGGATGCGTGATTCCTCGGCAAAATCTTGA
- a CDS encoding ABC transporter ATP-binding protein, which translates to MNIENVSLDYGKGAVLDQVSLGLAEFSRIGIVGRNGGGKSSLLKVMAGDDTPNSGRVSQANNIVVGTLNQVDSADPAATVRDVVLGDQSDHEWATSAAVRDVLTGLFGGFGEQILTRTMGPLSGGERRRVALAKLLISDLDVLLLDEPTNHLDVEAVAWLAQHLKARRNLALAVVTHDRWFLDEVSDRTWEVVNGQVEEYDGGYSAFVLAKAERMRQASVEEQKRNNLIKKELAWLRRGAPARTSKPKFRIDAANELIANEPPPRNNVELLAFANARLGRTVYELHNARVTLGERNLFDHLDWNVGPGDRIGIAGVNGAGKTTLLRVLTGQLELSQGKLVTGVTVKPAFLSQHLEELNPTWRVLEAVEQVAARVEIGKGKELSASSLCERLGFASEAQWTPVGDLSGGERRRLQLTRLLMGGPNVLILDEPTNDFDVETLASLEDLLDSFPGTLLVVSHDRYFLERVCDRFVGVMGDGGLRDLPRGLDEFLELRALQDQESSVADQSPMKEKLSGGAVRELQKELAKIERSIAKADTSIKQLLEQMEVHATDFVKIGELSPQLTELKSQKSELEDKWLEISEQLLDS; encoded by the coding sequence ATTAACATCGAGAATGTTTCGCTCGATTATGGAAAAGGCGCTGTCCTAGATCAGGTATCGCTTGGCTTGGCCGAATTTTCTCGGATCGGTATCGTTGGCCGAAACGGTGGCGGCAAGTCCTCACTGTTGAAAGTAATGGCTGGCGATGACACTCCAAATAGCGGTCGGGTTTCGCAGGCAAACAACATTGTGGTTGGTACGTTAAATCAGGTTGATAGTGCCGATCCCGCTGCTACCGTTCGAGATGTTGTCTTAGGCGATCAGTCAGATCACGAGTGGGCAACAAGCGCTGCAGTTCGTGATGTACTGACTGGCCTCTTTGGCGGTTTTGGCGAACAAATCTTAACTCGAACAATGGGACCACTTTCCGGCGGTGAACGACGCCGAGTGGCCTTGGCAAAACTTCTAATCAGCGATTTGGATGTGCTACTGCTTGATGAACCAACTAACCATCTTGATGTAGAAGCTGTTGCTTGGTTGGCACAACATTTGAAAGCTCGGCGCAATCTGGCCTTGGCAGTAGTTACCCACGACCGTTGGTTCTTGGATGAAGTAAGTGATCGCACCTGGGAAGTGGTTAACGGGCAGGTCGAAGAGTACGACGGCGGCTACTCAGCGTTTGTTTTGGCAAAGGCCGAGCGAATGCGACAAGCCTCGGTTGAAGAGCAAAAGCGCAATAACTTAATCAAAAAGGAACTGGCTTGGCTGCGCCGAGGTGCACCGGCCAGAACCTCTAAGCCGAAGTTTCGAATTGATGCCGCAAACGAACTAATCGCCAACGAGCCACCACCGCGCAACAACGTTGAACTATTGGCATTTGCCAACGCACGACTTGGTCGCACGGTTTACGAACTGCATAACGCCCGAGTGACTTTGGGTGAACGCAATCTATTTGACCATCTGGATTGGAATGTTGGTCCGGGTGATCGAATTGGGATTGCAGGCGTTAATGGTGCCGGCAAAACAACCTTGCTTCGCGTGTTAACTGGCCAACTTGAATTATCTCAAGGCAAGTTAGTGACGGGCGTAACCGTTAAGCCGGCCTTTCTGTCGCAACATCTTGAAGAACTTAATCCCACTTGGCGCGTCCTTGAGGCAGTTGAGCAAGTTGCTGCTCGAGTTGAAATTGGTAAAGGTAAAGAACTTAGTGCCTCGTCACTATGTGAACGACTTGGTTTCGCTAGTGAAGCGCAGTGGACACCAGTAGGGGATTTATCCGGCGGTGAACGAAGACGACTTCAGTTAACGCGGTTACTTATGGGTGGGCCGAATGTCTTGATTTTGGATGAGCCGACAAATGATTTCGATGTTGAGACTCTTGCCAGCCTTGAAGACTTACTTGATAGTTTCCCTGGCACATTGCTCGTTGTCTCGCACGACCGTTATTTTCTTGAGCGGGTCTGTGACCGATTTGTCGGCGTAATGGGTGATGGGGGATTACGGGATCTGCCCCGTGGCTTGGATGAGTTTTTGGAATTGCGAGCGTTGCAAGACCAAGAATCATCTGTGGCCGATCAGTCGCCTATGAAAGAGAAACTCAGTGGCGGGGCAGTGCGTGAGCTGCAGAAAGAATTGGCCAAAATTGAACGGTCAATTGCCAAGGCTGATACCTCGATCAAGCAGTTGCTTGAACAGATGGAAGTTCACGCGACGGACTTTGTGAAAATCGGTGAACTTTCGCCACAACTAACCGAACTCAAATCCCAAAAGTCTGAACTTGAAGATAAATGGCTCGAAATTTCCGAGCAGTTATTGGATTCTTGA
- a CDS encoding 1-acyl-sn-glycerol-3-phosphate acyltransferase, whose translation MSKTKPQSKPGAWYQVVKALLRPPLQLLTKRDWRGGENLQRPGGAILAMNHLSWFDPFAAAHFCNDQGRPVRFLAKAEIFKIPVIGKILKSAGQIPVHRGSVDAASSLHSAIAAVNQGECIIIYPEGTLTRDPNLWPMTAKNGVARIALATRAPVIPAAQWGPEKVLAPQGGKLPKFFPRKTMRILAGPPVDLSDLLDQPVTAENLKLATERIMAAITELLSELRNEPPPTTVFDRRVALNKKPSDEKGEA comes from the coding sequence ATGAGTAAAACAAAACCACAGTCCAAGCCTGGTGCTTGGTATCAGGTTGTTAAAGCTCTATTGCGACCTCCACTGCAATTACTCACTAAGCGCGACTGGCGTGGTGGCGAAAATCTGCAGCGCCCAGGTGGCGCCATTTTGGCCATGAACCACCTTTCTTGGTTTGACCCATTTGCGGCAGCGCACTTTTGCAATGATCAGGGCCGGCCGGTTCGATTTTTAGCCAAAGCGGAAATTTTCAAAATCCCAGTAATTGGCAAGATTCTAAAAAGTGCCGGTCAAATTCCAGTGCATCGTGGCTCGGTTGATGCTGCATCATCATTGCACTCGGCTATCGCGGCAGTTAATCAAGGTGAGTGCATCATCATTTACCCAGAAGGCACGTTGACTCGCGATCCAAATCTTTGGCCAATGACGGCCAAAAATGGTGTAGCTCGAATCGCTTTGGCTACTCGAGCGCCAGTTATTCCAGCAGCGCAATGGGGGCCCGAGAAAGTCCTTGCTCCGCAGGGTGGAAAGCTTCCGAAATTTTTTCCAAGAAAGACCATGCGCATCCTTGCTGGTCCACCTGTTGATTTATCTGATCTACTAGACCAGCCAGTGACTGCTGAAAATCTCAAGCTGGCAACGGAACGAATCATGGCAGCAATCACCGAGTTGCTTTCCGAACTGCGAAATGAGCCACCTCCCACAACAGTCTTTGACCGACGCGTAGCCTTGAACAAGAAACCTTCCGACGAAAAGGGCGAGGCCTAA
- a CDS encoding D-alanine--D-alanine ligase translates to MENRTRVVVLFGGISNEHTISCISAGSVLREIDQTKFEPIPVGITQAGEWVPIELSSPLLAMTAAQEPVVQATSQSVQLVSVAGQPTLEISDQDSVVSIPVDVVFPVLHGTYGEDGTIQAILESAGVPYVGSGVFASAACMDKAYLKTILYEAGFSVGQYEVITDEQWQSDFDGSIARVNQLTYPLFVKPCRAGSSVGISKVKSPSDLVVAIEAARIHDPKVIIEAGLENAREIECGVLDSPTGPRASVCAEIVVQGKHEFYDYEAKYLDDSAQLIVPAQLPESIHQQAQELATSVFTMMDCAGLARVDLFLVANELIVNEVNTMPGFTAISMFPRMWAQSGIEYPNLIDELISDALRRGNNSSQLLGRSRDY, encoded by the coding sequence ATGGAAAATCGCACCCGCGTGGTCGTGCTATTTGGCGGAATCAGCAATGAGCACACCATCTCGTGCATTTCGGCAGGAAGTGTCCTGCGAGAGATTGACCAAACCAAGTTCGAGCCCATCCCAGTTGGCATTACCCAAGCGGGCGAATGGGTTCCCATAGAGCTATCGAGTCCGCTACTTGCAATGACCGCGGCCCAAGAACCAGTGGTTCAAGCGACCAGTCAAAGTGTCCAACTAGTTTCAGTTGCTGGCCAGCCCACACTTGAAATTAGCGATCAAGATTCGGTCGTATCGATTCCAGTTGATGTAGTTTTCCCGGTGCTGCACGGCACATATGGCGAAGATGGCACGATTCAGGCAATTTTAGAATCTGCTGGGGTACCTTATGTGGGTTCTGGTGTCTTCGCGTCGGCCGCCTGCATGGACAAGGCGTATCTAAAGACGATCTTGTACGAAGCAGGATTTTCGGTTGGTCAGTATGAGGTGATTACTGACGAACAGTGGCAGAGTGACTTCGATGGATCCATTGCTCGAGTCAATCAACTGACCTATCCGTTATTTGTTAAGCCATGTCGCGCCGGCTCAAGTGTCGGCATCTCAAAAGTTAAATCTCCATCTGATCTAGTTGTCGCAATTGAAGCAGCTCGAATTCACGACCCCAAAGTAATAATCGAGGCAGGCTTGGAGAATGCTCGCGAAATTGAATGTGGAGTTCTGGATAGTCCAACGGGTCCACGAGCAAGTGTCTGCGCCGAGATTGTGGTGCAGGGCAAACATGAGTTCTACGACTATGAGGCAAAGTACCTTGATGATTCAGCTCAGCTGATAGTCCCGGCACAACTTCCTGAATCAATTCATCAGCAGGCACAGGAGCTGGCTACCTCTGTCTTCACAATGATGGATTGCGCCGGATTAGCCCGAGTAGACCTGTTTCTCGTGGCCAACGAACTTATTGTGAATGAGGTCAATACGATGCCTGGCTTTACTGCGATTTCAATGTTTCCCAGAATGTGGGCCCAAAGTGGAATTGAATACCCGAATTTGATTGATGAACTTATTTCGGACGCTCTGCGCCGCGGCAATAACTCTAGTCAACTACTCGGCAGAAGCAGAGATTATTAG
- a CDS encoding NAD(P)-dependent glycerol-3-phosphate dehydrogenase, producing MQVAVMGAGSWGTVFSMILADAGCDVVLWTRSAEIVSEVNEQRTNALYHPGLVLPQNICATDVPSEALKNAELVVIALPSPTLRSNLEEWGSLIPSDAVAVSLIKGIELGTSKRMSEVIAEVANISVDRIAVVSGPNLAHEIAAREPAATTVACVNEDSARKVQDACTTEYFRPYYTTDVLGVELAGALKNVIALANGMAVGLGYGENSQAAIMTRGLAELSRLGVALGAHAYTFSGLSGVGDLIATCQSPLSRNRTIGVYLGEGMTIEEAEIATKTTSEGVKSCGPLLELAKRYKVDMPITEQVVNVIHHGKSPSEVLQAFMARSTRSETGHKEHE from the coding sequence ATGCAAGTTGCCGTAATGGGTGCTGGTTCTTGGGGAACCGTATTTTCCATGATCTTGGCGGACGCTGGCTGCGATGTGGTGCTCTGGACCCGGTCTGCTGAAATCGTAAGTGAAGTGAACGAGCAGCGAACGAATGCTCTCTATCATCCCGGACTTGTGTTGCCGCAGAATATTTGCGCAACTGATGTGCCAAGTGAGGCTTTGAAAAATGCTGAGCTTGTAGTCATTGCGTTACCTTCGCCAACTCTGCGGTCAAACCTAGAAGAGTGGGGCTCACTCATTCCAAGTGATGCGGTCGCAGTCTCGCTGATCAAAGGCATTGAACTTGGCACCTCTAAGCGCATGAGTGAAGTGATTGCTGAAGTTGCGAATATTTCAGTAGATCGCATTGCCGTAGTTTCTGGACCAAATCTGGCTCATGAAATTGCTGCTCGTGAGCCTGCAGCAACCACTGTTGCCTGTGTGAATGAAGACTCTGCTCGTAAAGTCCAAGATGCGTGCACTACAGAATATTTCCGCCCCTACTACACCACTGATGTACTTGGCGTGGAATTAGCTGGCGCACTGAAGAATGTTATTGCACTGGCAAATGGCATGGCAGTTGGATTGGGCTACGGCGAGAACTCGCAAGCGGCAATTATGACACGTGGCTTGGCCGAACTATCTCGACTAGGCGTAGCCCTAGGTGCACACGCTTACACTTTCTCTGGATTATCTGGCGTTGGTGACCTGATTGCTACCTGCCAGTCGCCGCTCTCGCGCAACCGTACCATCGGAGTTTACCTAGGTGAAGGCATGACCATCGAAGAAGCCGAGATTGCAACTAAGACCACTTCTGAAGGTGTTAAGAGTTGTGGTCCGCTACTGGAACTAGCTAAACGATACAAAGTGGACATGCCAATTACTGAACAGGTAGTGAATGTGATTCACCACGGCAAGAGTCCATCTGAAGTGTTGCAAGCCTTTATGGCTCGTTCAACTCGGTCCGAGACCGGCCATAAAGAACACGAATAA
- a CDS encoding PLP-dependent transferase, which produces MSNSSQEPEFTIDTLAVHAGRPERTPDGSINPPIVPSSTVHAGGPIGYLRHGNETFEALETTIGAIEAGTATVFASGMAAANAVFDLVPLGGVIVASKHSYAAVGTRLNELAQRGQIELRLVDVTDQADIAAKISGPDKPANLVWIETPTNPLLEICDIAATAKLAHKVGALLAVDSTFMTPARQRPLNLGADIVMHSVTKGLSGHADLLMGATIAKDAEVAKQLHGRRTILGAVPSVFDTFLALRGIRTLTVRIDRAEANAKVLAQLLSEHPKVSKVYYPGLASHPNADVHTTQASGPGFIISFEVGNSASDADRVCESTKILANATSLGGVESLLERRRRWTHENQDVPENLIRVSVGIEDVEDLWSDLKQAIEVLP; this is translated from the coding sequence ATGAGCAATTCGTCGCAGGAACCGGAATTCACTATTGATACGCTCGCCGTGCATGCAGGGCGCCCTGAGCGCACCCCAGACGGTTCCATTAATCCTCCAATCGTCCCGTCTAGCACTGTGCATGCTGGTGGTCCAATTGGTTACTTGCGACATGGCAATGAAACTTTCGAAGCACTTGAGACAACAATTGGCGCAATTGAAGCTGGCACTGCAACTGTTTTTGCCAGTGGCATGGCTGCCGCTAATGCGGTTTTTGATTTGGTGCCACTTGGTGGCGTGATTGTTGCTAGCAAACACTCGTACGCAGCAGTTGGAACGCGACTAAATGAATTAGCCCAGCGCGGTCAGATTGAATTGCGGTTAGTTGATGTAACCGACCAAGCAGATATCGCAGCTAAGATTTCGGGTCCTGACAAGCCTGCCAATTTAGTCTGGATTGAAACGCCAACTAATCCGCTACTAGAAATTTGCGACATTGCGGCAACTGCCAAGCTCGCCCATAAAGTTGGTGCGCTACTTGCAGTTGATAGCACGTTCATGACTCCCGCGCGCCAGCGTCCGCTCAACCTCGGCGCCGACATCGTAATGCATAGTGTCACCAAAGGCCTGTCTGGTCATGCCGATCTGCTGATGGGAGCAACAATTGCCAAGGACGCCGAAGTGGCCAAGCAACTTCACGGCCGTCGAACCATTCTTGGCGCAGTGCCGAGTGTCTTTGATACATTCTTAGCGCTTCGCGGAATTCGCACACTGACCGTGCGCATTGATCGCGCAGAGGCAAATGCCAAGGTCTTGGCTCAGCTACTATCTGAACATCCAAAAGTCTCTAAGGTTTACTACCCAGGCTTGGCTAGTCATCCAAATGCCGATGTTCATACAACGCAAGCCAGTGGTCCAGGCTTCATCATTTCATTCGAAGTCGGTAACTCGGCTAGTGATGCTGACCGAGTATGTGAATCAACCAAAATCTTGGCGAATGCAACATCGCTAGGTGGCGTTGAATCGCTGCTGGAACGCCGTCGTCGTTGGACCCATGAAAATCAAGATGTGCCCGAAAACCTGATCCGAGTATCAGTCGGCATCGAGGATGTTGAAGATTTGTGGTCTGATCTCAAGCAAGCTATCGAAGTTTTACCTTAA